The DNA sequence CTAGGTGCTGACCGGCTCAATGAAGTAGTAGATCGATTTTACGGCCATGTGGCAGACCATCCTGACTTAAAACCTATTTTTCCAGATGACTTAACAGAAACACGCCGCAAGCAAAAGCAGTTTCTTACGCAGTTTTTTGGAGGGCCTCCCCTTTATACGGAAGAACATGGTCATCCAATGCTTCGTGCAAAGCATATGCCTTTTACTATCACACCCGAGCGGGCA is a window from the Alkalicoccus halolimnae genome containing:
- a CDS encoding protoglobin domain-containing protein, whose product is MNQKYTAYDALGADRLNEVVDRFYGHVADHPDLKPIFPDDLTETRRKQKQFLTQFFGGPPLYTEEHGHPMLRAKHMPFTITPERADAWLSCMAQALTEAEIEEPLRSAMFERLSYTARHMVNSTDSATRGNHS